A window of the Halichoerus grypus chromosome 2, mHalGry1.hap1.1, whole genome shotgun sequence genome harbors these coding sequences:
- the LOC118519064 gene encoding asialoglycoprotein receptor 1-like isoform X1 has protein sequence MTNDYQDLQHLDNEDNDHQLRQGPPASQPLFRRLCSGPCLLRLSLGLGLLLLVVVCVIGSQNSRLRAELQALRETFSNLTASAEVEVKALSSQGGSVGRKMKSLESQLEKQQQDLSEDHSGLLLHVKQFVSDLRSLSCQMAVLHGNGSARACCPVNWLEYEGSCYWFSRSGKSWAEADRYCQLESAHLVVVGSWEEQKFVQHHMGPVNTWMGLTDQSGLWKWVDGTDYETGFKNWRPEQPDDWYGHGLGGGEDCAHFTDDGRWNDDVCQRPYRWVCETAREPAS, from the exons ATGACAAATGACTATCAAGATCTTCAGCATCTGGACAACGAGGACAATGACCATCAGCTCCGACAAG GGCCACCCGCCTCGCAGCCGCTGTTCCGGCGGCTCTGCTCGGGACCCTGCCTCCTCCGGCTCTCCCTGGGCCTCGGCCTCCTGCTGCTGGTGGTTGTCTGTGTCATCGGATCCCAGA ACTCCAGGCTGCGGGCGGAGCTGCAGGCCCTGAGAGAGACTTTCAGCAACTTAACAGCGAGCGCCGAGGTCGAGGTCAAGGCCCTGAGCAGCCAGG GAGGAAGTGTGGGCAGAAAGATGAAGTCGCTGGAGTCCCAGCTGGAGAAACAGCAGCAGGACCTGAGCGAAG atCACTCGGGCCTGCTGTTGCACGTGAAGCAGTTCGTGTCGGACCTGCGAAGCCTGAGCTGTCAGATGGCCGTCCTCCACGGCAACG gctcGGCGAGGGCCTGCTGCCCGGTCAACTGGCTGGAGTACGAGGGCAGCTGCTACTGGTTCTCCCGCTCCGGGAAGTCCTGGGCCGAGGCGGACCGCTACTGCCAGCTGGAGAGCGCGCACCTGGTGGTGGTGGGCTCCTGGGAGGAGCAG aaGTTTGTCCAGCACCACATGGGTCCTGTGAACACCTGGATGGGCCTCACCGACCAGAGTGGGCTCTGGAAGTGGGTGGACGGGACGGACTACGAGACGGGCTTCAA GAACTGGAGGCCCGAGCAGCCGGACGACTGGTACGGGCACGGGCTCGGGGGAGGCGAGGACTGCGCGCACTTCACCGACGACGGCCGCTGGAACGACGACGTGTGCCAGAGACCCTACCGCTGGGTGTGCGAGACAGCGCGCGAGCCGGCCAGCTAG
- the LOC118519064 gene encoding asialoglycoprotein receptor 1-like isoform X2, translating to MTNDYQDLQHLDNEDNDHQLRQDSRLRAELQALRETFSNLTASAEVEVKALSSQGGSVGRKMKSLESQLEKQQQDLSEDHSGLLLHVKQFVSDLRSLSCQMAVLHGNGSARACCPVNWLEYEGSCYWFSRSGKSWAEADRYCQLESAHLVVVGSWEEQKFVQHHMGPVNTWMGLTDQSGLWKWVDGTDYETGFKNWRPEQPDDWYGHGLGGGEDCAHFTDDGRWNDDVCQRPYRWVCETAREPAS from the exons ATGACAAATGACTATCAAGATCTTCAGCATCTGGACAACGAGGACAATGACCATCAGCTCCGACAAG ACTCCAGGCTGCGGGCGGAGCTGCAGGCCCTGAGAGAGACTTTCAGCAACTTAACAGCGAGCGCCGAGGTCGAGGTCAAGGCCCTGAGCAGCCAGG GAGGAAGTGTGGGCAGAAAGATGAAGTCGCTGGAGTCCCAGCTGGAGAAACAGCAGCAGGACCTGAGCGAAG atCACTCGGGCCTGCTGTTGCACGTGAAGCAGTTCGTGTCGGACCTGCGAAGCCTGAGCTGTCAGATGGCCGTCCTCCACGGCAACG gctcGGCGAGGGCCTGCTGCCCGGTCAACTGGCTGGAGTACGAGGGCAGCTGCTACTGGTTCTCCCGCTCCGGGAAGTCCTGGGCCGAGGCGGACCGCTACTGCCAGCTGGAGAGCGCGCACCTGGTGGTGGTGGGCTCCTGGGAGGAGCAG aaGTTTGTCCAGCACCACATGGGTCCTGTGAACACCTGGATGGGCCTCACCGACCAGAGTGGGCTCTGGAAGTGGGTGGACGGGACGGACTACGAGACGGGCTTCAA GAACTGGAGGCCCGAGCAGCCGGACGACTGGTACGGGCACGGGCTCGGGGGAGGCGAGGACTGCGCGCACTTCACCGACGACGGCCGCTGGAACGACGACGTGTGCCAGAGACCCTACCGCTGGGTGTGCGAGACAGCGCGCGAGCCGGCCAGCTAG